One region of Methanobacterium formicicum DSM 3637 genomic DNA includes:
- a CDS encoding pseudomurein-binding repeat-containing protein, which produces MKGVFVLGIVIVGLILFCSGCTSNNNITISESSGIPVSEVPNLASEVSKSTGSIQSIQFKGVNLSMNQCLYIFAKGIVMINSGEKGNIPIKTYQKAENPSGTVNSAKIAKNEYVDMADRTYKWMDQNSIVPNYIGVYEGGANDLSPEMLLKTFIKVLNEYKSNGKLPESVIVP; this is translated from the coding sequence ATGAAGGGTGTGTTTGTTTTAGGAATAGTAATTGTTGGGTTGATTTTGTTTTGTTCAGGATGTACAAGTAACAATAATATCACGATTTCTGAAAGCTCGGGGATTCCAGTATCTGAAGTTCCTAATTTAGCTTCTGAAGTATCAAAATCAACTGGAAGTATTCAAAGCATTCAATTCAAAGGGGTTAACCTTTCTATGAACCAGTGCCTTTATATATTTGCCAAGGGCATTGTAATGATTAATAGTGGAGAAAAAGGCAATATACCCATAAAAACTTACCAAAAAGCTGAAAACCCTTCTGGTACCGTCAATTCAGCAAAAATTGCCAAAAATGAATACGTGGACATGGCAGATCGTACCTACAAATGGATGGATCAAAATAGTATAGTTCCTAACTATATTGGTGTTTATGAAGGTGGTGCTAACGATCTATCACCAGAAATGCTCCTTAAAACATTTATTAAGGTATT
- the ribC gene encoding riboflavin synthase, translating into MKIGICDTTFARYDMASAAINEINQHVANNKIIRRTVPGVKDLPVACKKLIEEEGCEVVMALGMPGPEVMDKTCAHEASTGLIQAQLMTNTHILEVFVHEDEGVDEKDLKFLADNRAREHAQNLVKMFFKKGALEKEAGMGMREGHPDKGPL; encoded by the coding sequence ATGAAAATTGGAATCTGCGATACTACTTTTGCCCGTTACGACATGGCGTCTGCTGCTATAAATGAGATAAATCAACACGTGGCTAATAATAAAATAATCCGAAGAACAGTCCCTGGAGTCAAGGACCTTCCAGTGGCCTGTAAAAAACTCATTGAAGAGGAAGGATGTGAAGTGGTCATGGCCCTGGGAATGCCCGGACCGGAGGTAATGGATAAAACCTGTGCCCATGAAGCATCCACTGGACTCATACAGGCACAGCTCATGACCAACACCCATATCCTGGAAGTATTCGTCCACGAAGATGAAGGGGTTGATGAGAAGGACCTGAAATTCCTGGCAGATAACCGTGCCCGTGAACACGCCCAGAACCTGGTTAAAATGTTCTTCAAGAAGGGAGCACTGGAGAAGGAAGCGGGAATGGGAATGAGGGAAGGGCACCCTGATAAAGGACCATTATGA
- the mch gene encoding methenyltetrahydromethanopterin cyclohydrolase, with amino-acid sequence MVSVNLEAKKTVDLMIENADDLNIAVHKLENGSTVIDAGVNVTGSFKAGELYTIVCLGGLAEVGISIPGDLSEGLALPSVKIKTHQPAISTLGSQKAGWSVSVGDFFALGSGPARALALKPEETYEEIGYMDEADLAIITLESDKLPGADVLDYVAKECKVAPENVYALVAPTSSLVGSIQIAGRVVENGTYKMLEALHFDVNKVKHAAGIAPIAPVDPDGLKAMGKTNDAVLFGGRTYYYIESETKDDLKSLAENLPSSAADGYGKPFYDVFKEANFDFFKIDKGMFAPAEVVINDLTTGELFRAGYVNVELLKKSFGL; translated from the coding sequence ATGGTAAGTGTCAATTTAGAAGCTAAAAAAACAGTAGACTTAATGATTGAGAATGCAGACGACCTTAATATTGCAGTTCACAAACTGGAAAACGGTTCAACAGTTATAGATGCAGGAGTCAATGTAACTGGAAGTTTTAAAGCAGGAGAACTTTACACTATTGTATGTCTCGGTGGACTGGCTGAAGTGGGAATATCCATCCCGGGAGACCTTTCTGAAGGTTTAGCACTACCCTCAGTGAAGATAAAAACACACCAGCCAGCTATTTCAACCCTGGGATCACAGAAAGCTGGATGGTCTGTCAGTGTGGGTGACTTTTTTGCCCTGGGCTCAGGTCCAGCAAGAGCATTAGCCTTAAAACCTGAAGAAACCTATGAAGAAATCGGCTACATGGATGAAGCAGACCTGGCCATCATAACTCTGGAATCCGACAAACTCCCTGGAGCCGATGTCCTGGATTACGTAGCTAAAGAATGTAAAGTTGCACCTGAGAATGTTTACGCCCTGGTAGCCCCAACATCATCCCTGGTTGGTTCTATCCAGATAGCAGGAAGGGTAGTGGAAAACGGAACCTACAAGATGCTGGAGGCCCTGCACTTCGATGTTAACAAGGTCAAACACGCAGCAGGAATAGCCCCAATAGCTCCTGTGGACCCTGACGGCTTAAAAGCCATGGGAAAAACCAACGACGCAGTTTTATTCGGTGGCCGAACCTACTATTACATTGAATCAGAAACCAAGGACGACCTGAAATCACTGGCCGAGAATTTACCATCCTCTGCTGCTGATGGATATGGAAAACCATTCTATGATGTCTTCAAAGAAGCCAACTTCGACTTCTTCAAGATTGATAAGGGAATGTTCGCACCAGCAGAAGTGGTAATCAACGATCTTACCACTGGAGAACTATTCAGAGCAGGATACGTCAATGTGGAATTATTGAAAAAATCCTTTGGATTGTAG
- a CDS encoding thymidylate synthase, translating into MAILIKTTTIKNGWETLVKRVMQKGSEINDERGSLTLELRNTVVTMSQPLELEIPDGYFWSGEKLEIYAEQFLSDDKQGFVYTYGNRLRKHFDGIDQIKEAINRLKNCKESRRAISVTWDPPTDTQSEEVPCMILVDFKIREGKLHTTGLWRSHDIYGAWFPNAVGLTHLSRYVAGEVGVEVGSLTIHSISAHIYQVNFEEALRV; encoded by the coding sequence ATGGCTATCCTGATTAAAACAACCACCATAAAAAATGGATGGGAAACACTGGTTAAGAGGGTAATGCAGAAAGGTTCTGAAATAAACGATGAAAGAGGCTCCCTGACACTGGAACTTCGCAACACAGTGGTAACCATGAGCCAACCACTGGAACTGGAGATTCCTGATGGATACTTCTGGAGTGGGGAGAAACTGGAGATATATGCTGAACAGTTCCTGAGTGATGATAAACAGGGATTCGTGTACACCTATGGAAACCGGTTAAGGAAACATTTTGATGGTATAGACCAGATAAAAGAAGCAATCAATCGTCTTAAAAACTGTAAAGAATCCAGAAGGGCAATATCCGTCACATGGGACCCTCCTACTGACACTCAAAGCGAGGAAGTGCCCTGCATGATCCTGGTGGACTTTAAAATAAGGGAAGGGAAACTTCACACCACCGGACTCTGGCGTTCCCATGACATATATGGAGCATGGTTCCCCAACGCAGTGGGATTAACTCATCTCTCCCGTTACGTTGCCGGAGAAGTGGGAGTAGAAGTGGGCAGTCTTACCATACACTCAATCAGCGCCCACATATACCAGGTGAACTTTGAAGAGGCATTAAGGGTTTAA
- a CDS encoding methionine synthase gives MLTTVVGSYPASPQEPSSFSSRLSSFLGSYDPYHAAVEFAVTQQVKAGVNIISTGQVRGDMVEIFAREITGMVWEDGTSKIKGKILPINHSIGAEDVKTALKTAGGISEEFQSGENVLSEGEFNEDARGVKGIITGPTTLVLSSRMEGFYTLEKRDKAIIDLAHALNREAKYLEKAGAAMIQFDEPFLSTGMADIKTAYHAIKIASEGLNVPLAMHVCGDVSQVLGELLKFPVDIVDCEFAGIEKNMEILQNTDLKSKKIGFGCVDTKKEQVESPDEIRTLLERGVKIIGAENMIVDPDCGMRMLPEEAAYKKLKNMTEAAGWLS, from the coding sequence ATGTTAACAACAGTAGTTGGAAGTTACCCTGCATCCCCACAGGAACCATCATCATTCTCTTCCAGACTATCCTCTTTCCTGGGAAGTTACGACCCGTACCATGCTGCGGTGGAGTTTGCTGTCACCCAACAGGTAAAAGCAGGTGTGAACATCATATCCACTGGACAGGTACGGGGGGACATGGTGGAGATATTCGCCCGGGAAATCACTGGAATGGTCTGGGAGGATGGAACATCAAAGATCAAAGGTAAAATACTCCCAATAAACCATTCAATCGGAGCAGAAGACGTTAAAACCGCCTTAAAAACTGCGGGTGGTATATCTGAAGAGTTCCAATCAGGTGAAAATGTTTTATCTGAGGGTGAATTCAATGAAGATGCCCGGGGTGTTAAAGGAATCATCACAGGTCCCACCACACTGGTCTTATCCTCACGAATGGAAGGATTTTACACTCTGGAAAAACGTGATAAAGCAATCATCGACCTGGCGCATGCCCTTAACCGTGAAGCCAAATACCTGGAAAAGGCCGGTGCAGCTATGATACAATTCGATGAACCATTCCTCTCCACTGGAATGGCAGATATCAAAACAGCCTACCATGCCATAAAAATAGCTTCTGAAGGATTGAATGTGCCCCTGGCCATGCACGTATGTGGAGATGTAAGTCAGGTGTTGGGAGAACTCCTGAAATTCCCGGTGGACATAGTTGACTGTGAATTTGCAGGAATAGAAAAAAATATGGAAATTCTCCAGAACACCGATCTTAAGAGTAAGAAAATTGGTTTTGGATGTGTGGACACCAAAAAAGAACAGGTGGAAAGTCCAGATGAAATTCGAACCTTACTGGAGAGGGGAGTAAAAATTATTGGAGCAGAAAACATGATTGTTGACCCGGACTGTGGAATGCGTATGCTGCCAGAAGAAGCAGCTTATAAAAAACTGAAAAACATGACGGAGGCAGCTGGATGGCTATCCTGA
- a CDS encoding pyridoxamine 5'-phosphate oxidase family protein, with protein MEFADCLKFANENPVAWLATSEGDQPRVRGMGMWYADETGFYFQTATMKEMVGQLEKNGKVEFAFYHPDEAVGTMLRVAGEIEFLDDIEIKKKVLADRPFLAEFGLTAEGPELVVFRISKGEAHFWDWESNVKPKEIIKFGD; from the coding sequence ATGGAATTTGCAGATTGTTTGAAATTCGCCAATGAAAATCCTGTTGCCTGGTTGGCAACTAGTGAGGGTGACCAGCCCCGTGTGAGGGGTATGGGAATGTGGTACGCGGATGAAACTGGTTTTTATTTCCAGACTGCTACCATGAAAGAAATGGTGGGACAGCTTGAGAAAAATGGTAAGGTGGAATTTGCCTTCTACCATCCTGATGAAGCAGTGGGAACCATGCTGAGAGTGGCTGGTGAGATTGAATTCCTGGATGATATTGAAATTAAAAAGAAGGTTTTAGCTGACCGTCCTTTTTTAGCTGAGTTTGGTCTCACAGCTGAAGGTCCAGAACTGGTTGTATTCAGGATCTCCAAGGGTGAAGCTCATTTCTGGGACTGGGAAAGTAACGTTAAACCAAAAGAGATCATTAAGTTTGGGGATTAA
- a CDS encoding DUF1894 domain-containing protein encodes MFCLDTYLRESEDYEIHMTRSGFKDCARFIEKNAPEVVHVNPGEKIVGARIIGVPPVPIGINEEKGTIMLPYTKPCYGTATVEVPVPPEEREKIRAVKID; translated from the coding sequence ATGTTTTGCCTTGACACTTATCTTCGTGAATCAGAAGATTACGAGATACATATGACCCGATCCGGGTTCAAAGATTGTGCTCGTTTCATAGAAAAGAACGCCCCGGAAGTGGTTCATGTCAATCCCGGGGAAAAAATAGTGGGAGCCCGCATCATTGGTGTACCCCCAGTACCAATTGGTATCAATGAGGAAAAAGGCACTATAATGCTCCCTTACACCAAACCCTGTTATGGGACAGCTACAGTTGAAGTACCGGTTCCTCCTGAGGAACGGGAAAAGATAAGGGCTGTTAAAATAGATTAA
- a CDS encoding DUF1890 domain-containing protein → MKKAIILLGCPESPSQTPLTIYAAHKLTGMGYHVTVVSTPSAKKLVEVSDPEEYYIQNKIDIESCLDGLNEGDYDFLLGFVAKDAAVSYFVTFYHILNTQSLALVFHRDQEKLDSFENTVRENTQADIASARAYHNPTPLRVRLDRALLKLENPDESPEMETPKKKGESDKKVESMKNKLDKPEDS, encoded by the coding sequence ATGAAAAAAGCCATTATATTATTAGGATGTCCTGAATCACCTTCACAAACTCCACTGACAATTTATGCCGCCCATAAATTAACTGGGATGGGATACCATGTTACGGTGGTCAGCACACCATCAGCCAAGAAACTGGTGGAAGTGTCTGATCCTGAGGAATATTACATACAGAACAAGATAGACATAGAATCCTGTCTGGATGGATTAAATGAGGGAGATTATGATTTTCTTTTAGGATTCGTGGCTAAAGATGCTGCAGTAAGCTATTTTGTAACCTTCTATCACATCCTCAATACCCAGAGCCTGGCACTGGTATTCCACCGTGATCAGGAAAAACTGGATTCCTTTGAAAACACAGTCCGGGAGAACACTCAGGCTGATATTGCATCTGCCAGAGCATACCACAACCCCACGCCCCTCAGGGTACGTTTAGACAGGGCACTGTTAAAACTGGAGAACCCTGATGAATCTCCTGAGATGGAAACTCCTAAAAAGAAGGGTGAATCGGATAAAAAGGTTGAATCTATGAAAAATAAACTTGATAAACCGGAGGATTCCTAA
- a CDS encoding DUF354 domain-containing protein: MKVWIDIVNSPHVRFFHSIIRYLEEQGEEVFITARRFGDVHRLLDLFGIDYHLVGWHGVSLEEKLIRSTQRAYELSQIISREKPDVAVSKHSIELPRVAYGLNIPSVYVLDNEHAIAANKLTLSLCDTIVLPEVIEEETVVRCGADPDHLLPYNGTSEITHLVDFQYNPHIFEDLKLDLEKEKTILMRPEPALASYLDADCRKTVLSPIVEALEDQANILVIPRFREQQQIFENDDKITLIKPPVDTFSLMKACDLVIGAGGTMNREAALLGTPVISCYPGKLLSVDSYYIKKGLMKRSTRPEEIVGMAKELLKDDHSSLELSTDDLFEIMIDRIYQAANGENKLS; encoded by the coding sequence TTGAAGGTATGGATTGATATAGTTAACTCTCCTCATGTGCGGTTTTTCCACAGTATAATCCGCTACCTAGAGGAACAGGGTGAAGAAGTTTTTATAACTGCCCGCCGTTTTGGTGATGTGCATAGACTCTTGGATCTATTCGGGATCGATTACCATTTGGTGGGATGGCATGGAGTGAGTCTGGAAGAAAAGCTCATCCGAAGTACACAGAGGGCTTACGAGCTTTCCCAAATTATAAGCAGGGAAAAACCAGATGTAGCTGTTTCTAAACACTCTATTGAGCTTCCTCGTGTTGCATATGGTTTAAATATTCCCAGTGTTTATGTTCTGGATAATGAACATGCCATAGCTGCTAATAAATTAACTTTATCTCTTTGTGATACCATTGTCCTCCCGGAAGTGATTGAAGAAGAGACAGTGGTTCGTTGTGGTGCAGATCCTGACCACTTGCTCCCTTACAATGGCACATCAGAGATCACTCATCTGGTGGACTTCCAGTACAATCCTCACATATTTGAGGACCTAAAATTAGACCTGGAAAAAGAAAAAACTATACTTATGCGCCCAGAACCTGCATTAGCTTCCTATTTGGATGCAGATTGTAGGAAAACTGTCTTATCTCCTATTGTTGAAGCTCTGGAGGATCAGGCCAACATTCTGGTGATACCGCGCTTCAGGGAACAGCAACAGATCTTTGAAAATGATGACAAGATCACGCTTATAAAACCGCCTGTGGACACGTTCAGTCTTATGAAAGCCTGTGACCTGGTTATAGGTGCTGGTGGAACCATGAACCGTGAAGCTGCTCTTCTAGGAACACCAGTGATATCATGTTATCCTGGTAAACTACTTTCCGTGGATTCTTACTACATCAAAAAGGGGCTCATGAAACGATCCACACGTCCTGAAGAAATAGTTGGAATGGCAAAGGAGCTTCTTAAAGATGATCACTCCTCACTTGAACTTTCAACTGATGATCTGTTTGAGATCATGATTGACCGAATTTATCAGGCTGCAAATGGTGAAAACAAATTATCTTAA
- the hypB gene encoding hydrogenase nickel incorporation protein HypB, with amino-acid sequence MHKVAEVEVQHDIMVANRKLARKNQRILDKDRVFSVDVVGAIGSGKTSLIEAIIDAVDYKIGVIAGDVISKYDAGRFEKHDVPVVGLNTGKECHLDAHLVEHALHDMPLKDIDVLFIENVGNLICPVDFDLGSHMRMVVISVTEGDDTVEKHPLIFQDADLVVINKVDLAEAVGADDDKMVSDVNQLNPEVQVIKTSLKTGTGFEDVIGAINAFINDN; translated from the coding sequence ATGCATAAAGTTGCAGAAGTGGAAGTTCAACACGATATAATGGTGGCCAACCGTAAACTGGCCCGTAAAAATCAGAGAATACTGGATAAAGACCGAGTTTTTTCAGTGGATGTGGTGGGAGCCATAGGATCTGGAAAAACATCCCTTATTGAAGCCATAATAGATGCAGTTGACTACAAGATCGGTGTCATTGCTGGGGATGTTATCAGTAAATACGATGCAGGTCGGTTTGAAAAACATGACGTGCCAGTGGTAGGACTGAACACTGGTAAAGAGTGCCATTTAGATGCACACCTGGTAGAACACGCCCTTCATGACATGCCCCTGAAAGACATTGACGTGCTATTCATTGAAAATGTGGGTAACCTTATCTGTCCAGTGGACTTTGACCTGGGCAGTCACATGAGAATGGTGGTTATCAGTGTCACTGAAGGAGACGATACCGTGGAAAAACACCCCCTGATCTTCCAGGATGCAGACCTGGTGGTCATCAACAAGGTGGACCTGGCTGAAGCAGTGGGTGCAGACGATGACAAAATGGTTAGTGATGTTAACCAACTAAACCCAGAAGTACAGGTTATCAAAACCAGTCTTAAAACCGGAACCGGTTTTGAAGATGTTATTGGGGCTATTAATGCCTTCATAAACGATAATTGA
- the hypA gene encoding hydrogenase maturation nickel metallochaperone HypA yields MHELSMAQAIVDTVLDAAEKNNATEVVEVTIEVGMLTMLNPEQLKFLLDVIVEDTLLENAEIIIEDVSVEIKCHGCEFTGLANTDGSDHYLTIVLCPECGERNVEILTGKECNVKTIKIEKSDEDA; encoded by the coding sequence ATGCATGAATTATCCATGGCCCAGGCCATAGTGGACACAGTACTAGATGCAGCAGAGAAAAATAATGCCACAGAGGTAGTAGAAGTAACTATTGAAGTGGGAATGCTCACAATGTTAAATCCTGAGCAGTTAAAATTCTTATTAGATGTCATAGTAGAGGACACACTCCTTGAAAACGCAGAAATTATAATTGAAGATGTTTCGGTGGAAATTAAATGCCACGGCTGTGAATTCACTGGATTGGCAAATACTGACGGTTCAGACCATTATCTGACCATAGTATTATGTCCAGAGTGCGGGGAAAGGAATGTGGAAATCTTAACTGGAAAAGAATGTAATGTTAAAACCATTAAAATAGAAAAGAGTGATGAGGATGCATAA
- a CDS encoding ribose-phosphate diphosphokinase yields MIIGGSSSQKLAANIAREMDDVLCPIETRKFPDGERYVRIKQDVEDGVVVVQSTGYPQDENLMELFLILKTIRNMGITDIRTVIPYFGYGRQEKSFNYGEAVSAEVVCQLIEFAGASSVYSINLHEQSICDLFKIPAYNLSAMPAIADYVEKNVEDPVIVAPDKGALGFAQEVASILNCESDYLEKVRLSPEKVETKPKSLDVEGRDAVIIDDIISTGGTIVNACGILKEHNANKIVVSCVHPVLVGDALLKIFAAGADDVVGSDTLKSEVSNVSVASIVADALE; encoded by the coding sequence ATGATAATCGGAGGATCCTCTTCCCAGAAATTAGCCGCAAACATTGCCCGAGAGATGGATGATGTTCTTTGTCCAATTGAAACTCGAAAATTCCCTGATGGAGAACGCTACGTAAGAATTAAACAAGATGTGGAGGATGGGGTGGTGGTGGTGCAATCCACAGGTTACCCCCAGGATGAAAACCTCATGGAACTCTTCCTGATATTAAAAACCATTCGTAATATGGGCATCACTGACATACGTACCGTGATCCCCTATTTTGGTTATGGAAGGCAGGAAAAAAGTTTTAATTATGGGGAAGCTGTATCTGCAGAGGTGGTCTGTCAGCTAATAGAATTTGCTGGGGCCAGTTCAGTCTACAGTATAAACTTACATGAGCAGAGCATCTGTGATCTTTTCAAGATCCCAGCCTATAATCTGTCAGCCATGCCTGCAATTGCTGATTACGTGGAGAAAAATGTGGAAGATCCAGTAATTGTGGCCCCAGATAAGGGTGCTCTGGGCTTTGCCCAGGAAGTTGCAAGCATACTTAACTGTGAATCAGACTATCTGGAGAAAGTACGCCTATCCCCTGAAAAAGTGGAAACAAAACCCAAAAGCCTGGATGTTGAGGGAAGAGATGCAGTTATAATCGATGATATCATCAGCACTGGTGGGACTATTGTCAATGCCTGCGGTATCCTGAAAGAACATAATGCTAATAAGATTGTGGTGAGCTGTGTGCACCCTGTACTGGTGGGTGATGCTTTGCTTAAGATATTCGCTGCCGGAGCAGATGATGTGGTGGGAAGTGACACCCTTAAATCTGAAGTGAGTAATGTTTCTGTGGCGAGTATAGTAGCTGATGCACTAGAATAA
- a CDS encoding DUF5518 domain-containing protein, producing the protein MVENTNWTPVLIGIVVTVIIGLVGIFIPFLGVLAPIIGGFVAAYLVGGDYKDGAVNGGIAGAGGGALLGFVLLGAFTAIIGGLALGFIFGLILGIIGGVIGVVTKDRFD; encoded by the coding sequence ATGGTGGAAAATACAAACTGGACCCCTGTACTCATAGGAATTGTTGTAACTGTGATTATCGGACTGGTGGGCATATTCATACCATTTTTAGGCGTTTTAGCCCCGATTATTGGTGGTTTTGTTGCAGCATATCTGGTAGGGGGAGATTACAAGGATGGTGCAGTTAATGGAGGTATTGCAGGTGCAGGTGGTGGAGCTCTCCTTGGATTCGTATTATTAGGTGCTTTCACCGCGATCATTGGTGGCCTGGCATTGGGCTTTATTTTCGGCTTAATACTGGGAATTATCGGAGGAGTAATTGGAGTAGTAACTAAAGACCGGTTTGATTAA
- a CDS encoding DUF5518 domain-containing protein yields the protein MVNWTAVAIGFVVTVILETIGIMFISLDAAVSAFISVFAPIIGGLLAAYWGTATYKDGIINGGLAGGLGSLLAAIIFIPGTLTFIAENAVISFISSAILGIIGGLVGILARGKPQGKETSPQKPDT from the coding sequence ATGGTGAATTGGACAGCAGTGGCTATTGGTTTCGTGGTAACAGTTATACTGGAAACAATTGGAATTATGTTCATATCATTAGATGCAGCAGTTTCTGCATTTATAAGTGTTTTTGCACCAATAATTGGTGGTCTTTTAGCTGCTTATTGGGGCACTGCAACTTATAAAGATGGGATTATTAATGGAGGTCTTGCAGGAGGACTGGGTTCTTTATTGGCTGCTATAATATTCATTCCCGGAACTTTAACATTTATTGCAGAAAATGCAGTGATCAGTTTTATTAGTAGCGCAATTCTGGGAATTATAGGCGGTTTAGTGGGAATATTAGCCAGAGGGAAACCACAAGGAAAAGAAACCTCTCCACAAAAACCAGACACATGA
- a CDS encoding GNAT family N-acetyltransferase, whose product MTPSTVDKPSTIDRNKVDKEILASLKFKAELKLLPIVLRAVRDVACRYGLDEVSIRDLELATEEACHNVIEHAYEPGEEGYYKVKIHREPTCFRITVRDEGMPFNLQRLNEDEPSDIGVKLMRACTDEIKSKYLGKRGKVVELVKNFPFETVVDVEPSSTINQPSNVDLAPESEKVNLRLMRSDETVSLARLIYRVYGYTYPHEDIYYPEKFASLIESGLVTSCVAVNEEDEIVGHLGVFLETPEDHVGESALAAVDPRYRGRGLFPRMKKMMMEEVASKGILGLYSRAVTVHVASQKSNVKMGSKETGFVLAHSPPTAIFKKMKTEIADIRRTVALFYVPVVPDREQTVFLPHPHQIIISKIYQHAELPRVFKKADPDNVDLAPHSHIHSHVLPEMASAFLRVKEFGVDFLDELRLHVRDLKEQKIELIVLDLPLKDQGTATLYPKIEKMGFFFCGIMPEYLDGDSIRLQYLNNVAFDPESVDIYSEFAHEIFDYVVAEWRKHY is encoded by the coding sequence ATGACCCCCAGTACAGTTGATAAACCCAGTACAATTGATAGAAATAAAGTTGATAAAGAAATTTTAGCTTCCTTAAAATTCAAAGCAGAGCTAAAATTACTCCCCATAGTTTTACGTGCTGTGCGGGATGTTGCCTGTAGATATGGTCTGGATGAAGTTTCAATAAGGGACTTGGAACTGGCAACAGAGGAAGCCTGTCATAACGTTATAGAACACGCCTATGAACCGGGTGAAGAAGGATACTACAAGGTGAAAATTCATCGTGAACCCACCTGTTTCCGTATTACAGTGAGGGATGAAGGAATGCCCTTCAACCTCCAGCGTTTAAATGAGGATGAACCCTCAGATATTGGTGTTAAGTTAATGCGGGCCTGTACAGATGAAATTAAAAGTAAATATTTGGGAAAAAGAGGGAAAGTGGTGGAACTAGTCAAAAATTTCCCCTTTGAAACTGTGGTTGATGTTGAACCATCCTCTACCATTAACCAGCCCAGTAACGTGGATCTGGCACCTGAATCTGAAAAAGTAAATTTGAGACTGATGCGTTCTGATGAAACCGTCTCCCTGGCAAGATTGATATACAGGGTTTATGGTTACACTTATCCCCATGAAGATATTTACTACCCTGAAAAATTCGCATCCCTCATAGAATCTGGACTGGTAACTTCATGTGTGGCGGTAAATGAGGAGGATGAGATTGTAGGACATCTGGGAGTTTTCCTGGAAACACCGGAAGATCATGTGGGTGAATCTGCTCTGGCTGCAGTAGACCCCCGCTATAGGGGAAGAGGACTGTTTCCCCGGATGAAAAAGATGATGATGGAAGAAGTGGCATCCAAAGGTATTCTCGGCCTGTATAGTCGTGCAGTGACTGTTCATGTGGCATCCCAAAAATCCAACGTTAAAATGGGTTCCAAGGAAACTGGCTTTGTTCTGGCACACTCCCCTCCCACTGCTATTTTTAAGAAAATGAAAACTGAAATAGCAGATATCCGGCGTACTGTAGCCCTCTTCTATGTACCGGTAGTTCCGGACAGGGAGCAGACTGTTTTTTTACCCCACCCCCATCAGATAATCATCAGCAAAATCTACCAGCACGCAGAATTACCACGCGTTTTCAAAAAAGCTGATCCGGATAATGTGGATTTGGCTCCCCATTCCCATATTCACTCTCATGTTTTACCTGAAATGGCCAGTGCATTTTTAAGGGTTAAGGAATTCGGAGTGGACTTCCTTGATGAGCTACGACTCCATGTTCGGGATTTGAAAGAGCAGAAAATTGAGCTCATAGTGCTGGATCTGCCTCTGAAGGATCAGGGCACTGCTACGTTGTACCCTAAAATTGAGAAAATGGGCTTCTTCTTCTGCGGTATCATGCCAGAATACCTGGATGGAGATAGTATCCGCCTGCAGTACCTTAACAATGTGGCCTTTGATCCTGAAAGCGTGGACATTTATTCAGAATTTGCCCATGAAATATTTGATTATGTGGTGGCTGAATGGCGGAAACATTACTAG